The genomic region ATGCAAAAGAAAATGGAAGAAAAAGAAAAATCCGCCGCTGTGCGCGAAGAATTTTTGAGCCGCCTCAAACAAAAAAAACTTATATTGCCGGACGACGCAAAATTCATGGTAGACGTGGAAGCGCTTGCGTTGGGCAAAAGCGACAAGTCAAAAACTCTGCAGGATGCGGAAATAAAACAGACACAGGAAAATGCGCATAAAATTCTTTTGGATACCGGCATTTGGGAAATAACGAGGAACCCCTACCCTGTCCGCTGGGGACTTTCGATGCAGTCGGCTACGGAATCGCTTCCCTCTCCCCAAAAAGAAGAGCGGATTGCCGTCGAAGGCTTTGCCTACGCAATAGACAGCGAATATTCGAACGATCCTGACGACGCGGTCGGCTGGGACGGAACATACCTTTGGGTGCACATAGCCGATCCCGCTTCCACAGTCATTCCCGACAGCTCTATAGACAAAACCGCACGCGCGCGAGGAGCGACCCTTTACATTCCCGAAGGAGCAAGCCGCATGCTTTGCGAATCCGTTCTTTCCGATTATGCGCTGGGATTAAACAATGTGAGTTACGCCTTGTCGTTCCGCATAAAATTCGACGAAAACGGAGCCGTCGAAGACTGCGCGGTATTAAAGACTGAAGTAAAAGTAAAACGCCTCTCATACGCAAAGGCGGACGAGATGAAAGACAGCGAAGAATTACATCCTCTCTTTGAAATCGCAAAAAAGAACGAAGAACGCCGTAAAAAAGCGGGAGCCGTTTCGATAACGCTGCCTGAAATTCACATAAGCGTAGACAGAGATACGAAAAAAGTAGAAATCACAGAGGACGAGCGCTACGAATCCGAAGACGTGGTGCGGGAAGCCATGCTCTTAGCGGGAGAAGGAGCTGCAAAATTTGCATTTAAAAACAATATTCCTTTCCCCTATGTGAGCCAAGACAAACCGGAAATCCCCAAAGATCTTCCTGAAGGCCTTGCCGGACAATTCAAACTGAGACGATGTATGCGTAAGCGTAACGTAGGGGTTACCCCTTCGCCGCACGCGGGACTGGGAATAAGCATGTACTCGCAAGTTACAAGCCCGCTCCGTCGTTACGGCGACCTTGTGGCGCACGAACAATTACACGCATTCTTGGACAAAAAGGAACTTTTAACAAAGGACATTATGCTTGAACGCATAAGCGCAGGCGATGCAGCTGCCGCTGCCTGTAAAAACGCGGAGCGCAACAGCAATCTGCACTGGACGCTGGTATATCTTTTACAAAATCCCGATTGGAAGGGCGAAGCCGTATGCGTAGAACAGAAAGGAAACCAAGGCGTGTTTATAATTCCGTCCCTCGCGCAGGAAACGCTTTTAACGCCTCTGTCGCCCGTAGCGCTAAACAAATCCGTAACGGTTCAAGCGGCAAAGATCGACATAGTAAATCTTACGGTAACGTACAGACAAGTTAAATAACGTCCGAAAACCTACTAATAGCCTAGATTTCGAGTTTTCTAAAACTCGAAATTCCCAACCATTTCATGTATCAATGAATGGCGAGAAAATAAATAAAATGATGCTCAAGGCGAGGTTCCGGCTGCGTGACGCTTCGAGCGTTATACTTACAGAATTCTGCCCTAAAAGCTCGACCGCGGCTAAGCAGACGGCGTTCTCGCCGAAAGAATATTTAGAAATACTTTCAAAACTCGACATTCAGGTTAATAGCTGTAAACCATCTTTATCCAAGCACAGCTTGCGTCCTTCATCCTGCCGTACGCGCTTGAGTCTTCGCGGCCCGAAGTATAGACGTACGCCCCGCACTTTACGTTTATAGAATCATTTACGGAATATTTTACCGAAGGATACAAGGCACAGTCATAATCGTTTATATCGACGACCCCAGAAAAATTTAACGTCAGAGTGTCGTGAATGAACGATTTTTCAATGCTTAAAGTCGCGGCGGGAATTCTTTGTTTTCTTGAAATTTCATCTTCATCGTAGGCTAAAATAATGTCTTCTATATATTGCGCCGTAAAAGTCCAGCCACCGCGGTTCCAGTCCAATCCCAAAAGAGCGCGGATCTGATTTTTCTTTACAGGGGAACAAAGCATGGAACCGTCGGGTAAGACTTCCCATTTTTTTCCGGAAAAACGTCGTCCGCCTATAAAAGCGCATTCTCCGCGAAGAACAAAATCGCTTAAAGGTATCGCACACTCAAGCCCCGACATATAAATTCTCTCATAAGAGCCGCTTAGAGTTATGCCGGAAGCGTCGCTTTTCATATCGTACACGGCGATGTCGTCGTTTCCGGTAAAAAAACTTGCAGCGAGATCCGCAAACGGAAGCCATGCCGAAAGTCTTATCGCGTATTCGGTATTCTTTAGTGAAAAACGGACTTCTTCCGGCTCGTTCCAAGTCATTTTGTTACCTGAAGAATATGAAGGAAAAAGCACTCCGTATAAGGGATTATCCTTTTGCGGCATTTTAGCAGGCGTAAAAACCGGGATGGCGGTCATGTCAAACGAAAGCATATCTGAGCGCAGATTAAAGGAAAGCGCGTTTACGGGAAGCCTTTGATCGGTTATGTCCGATCCTGTAAGACTTGTGTTGTCAAGCGGGCACACGATGTCAACGATCTGAACGCCGTCGGCTTTTCCCCAGACAATTATTTGCCGTCCGGCTCTTATGCCGAAGCTTCCGTAAGTCCAATCTGCGTAAGCTTCTTTAAGCTCAATTTCAGTACGGCTTTTGCACGTTCCGTCATACGACGCATTGCCAGAAATAAACACGCTGCAGTCGTCCGCATAGGCGGAAAGTTCCATGCGAACCCTCGTCCTTGAGTCTAAAATTTGTCTGTCCCAATTATCGGCGTCGTTTACAGGCTGTCCGCCGCCTCCCGAAGATATTTTATCGGGCTTGAACAACTGGACGGAATGAAACGTGTCGACAAAACCGCTTACGGAAAATCCCGTATCCTGTGAAAAAACCGGCGCGCATAGCGTGCAAAGGCAAAACAAGGCCGCCGCAAATATCGTATTTTTTTGAATTGAACTGTGCGCCGACGCGCAAGAATTCAACAGCCTCCCAAATCGATATTTTGTTCGGCTGTTGAATTTCAGGGAACAGACTTTTTTCATAAAACCTCCCGCCGTATTCAAAAACTGCAGCGGCACACATCGGCACTGCGTTTATTCGACGGCGTATTTCATCTGCCCATCCGACCTTTTTCAAGCGACGCCACCGTAAAAATCGAATCGTCAAGGCTTTTGTTATACGTTATGTTTTTAATTTCGATCAAGGTAGAGTGTCCGCTTGCCAGATTTTCCATCGAAAATGTTTTTGCCGTCCAAATACCGTCGATCTGCTCGACATCCTTTACCGAAAGGACTCTCTCAAGATTTTTTTGTCTGTTATAAAGCTCGCCTTTTATCGCTATATAGTTATCCTTTCTGATCCAATAGACACGGCTGCTGTTGCGCTCGGTCGTATCGTGAGGAACGCACCGTATTTTCCAGCAGGCAAAACCGTCAACTGTCTCTTCTGCCAAAATTGAAAAATCGTCTTTTGAGAGCTCTCTGTTGCCCATATCGTTGTAG from Treponema parvum harbors:
- a CDS encoding ribonuclease catalytic domain-containing protein, coding for MIQKKSLVLYKKQPAVVTEVDGDKYTIEFRAVSAAGVSAAASSAASAKTPQFSVQKVREKDIIFLIDGVSSIQSVLSFEDKNILKQIKEVYELIISDEEEASKAVSFSELKELVSSAFPADGAWFLYDALLNSFEFKLDEEEMKHGKLQFFPQTEDSIKSMQKKMEEKEKSAAVREEFLSRLKQKKLILPDDAKFMVDVEALALGKSDKSKTLQDAEIKQTQENAHKILLDTGIWEITRNPYPVRWGLSMQSATESLPSPQKEERIAVEGFAYAIDSEYSNDPDDAVGWDGTYLWVHIADPASTVIPDSSIDKTARARGATLYIPEGASRMLCESVLSDYALGLNNVSYALSFRIKFDENGAVEDCAVLKTEVKVKRLSYAKADEMKDSEELHPLFEIAKKNEERRKKAGAVSITLPEIHISVDRDTKKVEITEDERYESEDVVREAMLLAGEGAAKFAFKNNIPFPYVSQDKPEIPKDLPEGLAGQFKLRRCMRKRNVGVTPSPHAGLGISMYSQVTSPLRRYGDLVAHEQLHAFLDKKELLTKDIMLERISAGDAAAAACKNAERNSNLHWTLVYLLQNPDWKGEAVCVEQKGNQGVFIIPSLAQETLLTPLSPVALNKSVTVQAAKIDIVNLTVTYRQVK
- a CDS encoding DUF1302 family protein; the protein is MKKVCSLKFNSRTKYRFGRLLNSCASAHSSIQKNTIFAAALFCLCTLCAPVFSQDTGFSVSGFVDTFHSVQLFKPDKISSGGGGQPVNDADNWDRQILDSRTRVRMELSAYADDCSVFISGNASYDGTCKSRTEIELKEAYADWTYGSFGIRAGRQIIVWGKADGVQIVDIVCPLDNTSLTGSDITDQRLPVNALSFNLRSDMLSFDMTAIPVFTPAKMPQKDNPLYGVLFPSYSSGNKMTWNEPEEVRFSLKNTEYAIRLSAWLPFADLAASFFTGNDDIAVYDMKSDASGITLSGSYERIYMSGLECAIPLSDFVLRGECAFIGGRRFSGKKWEVLPDGSMLCSPVKKNQIRALLGLDWNRGGWTFTAQYIEDIILAYDEDEISRKQRIPAATLSIEKSFIHDTLTLNFSGVVDINDYDCALYPSVKYSVNDSINVKCGAYVYTSGREDSSAYGRMKDASCAWIKMVYSY